The genomic window CCCGACCCCCGCCACCGACGCCAGCACCGCCACGTCCACCCCGCCCGACCCGTCGCGGAGGATCCTCGGGGGCCCGTAGTACCGGAAGAGCGACAGGTAGCCGAATGGCGCCATCTTGTCCCACGCCCGGCCGAGGTAGTCCAGCACGAAGGAGAGCGCGATGACCGCCGAAGTCCACGCGATCGCCGAGCCGGCATCGCGCCGGGTCGCGGAAATGGCGAGGCCAACCGATCCGAACGCAGCGAAGAGCAGCCAGCAGACGCCCGCGATCGGCAGGTACGCCGAAGCCTCGACCCCTTCCAGCGGCCGGCCCGCTACGCCGATCGCCGTCCCGGCCCACGCCGCGGCCGCGATCAGTGAAATGCCGCCCAGAATGCCGATCACGGCGGCGCCCACCTGCGCGGTTCTCGCGACCGGCCGCGACGCGATCAGGTCCATCGTCCCCAGACCCATCTCGCCCGCGAGCGCGCCCGCGCTCACCCGGACGACCCAGACGCTCATGAGCACCAGCAGGAACGGGTGCACGTACCCAAAGCCGAGGACGCCGGCGGGGGTGACGTTGGCGATCATCTCCTCTCCCAGGATGCGCTGAAGGGCCGGCGGCGCGAATTGAAGGACCTGCTCAACGAGAGCCCTCGCGGACGAGCTTGGCGCGACGCGGGTTATCGCCCACTCGAACAGGCCACCGGCGAGCGCCATCAGAACGAGCGGGACGCGGTGCCGTTGCCAGTGATGGCCAAGCAGCGCGCGCAGGATCACCGGTACTGCTCCAGGAAGGTCTCCTCCAGGCTCGGCTGCTCGATCAGCAGGTCCGCGAGCGGCATCATGCCGAGCCGCGCCACCAGCGCGGGCAGCTTCTCACGCATCACCAGAAGCACGACCCGGCGCGCCTCCGTGCCCGCCACCTCGCCGAAGGCCGCGAGCGCCGCCGTGTCCACGTCCTCCCGGAACTCCACGGTCACG from Gemmatimonadales bacterium includes these protein-coding regions:
- a CDS encoding ABC transporter permease subunit encodes the protein MILRALLGHHWQRHRVPLVLMALAGGLFEWAITRVAPSSSARALVEQVLQFAPPALQRILGEEMIANVTPAGVLGFGYVHPFLLVLMSVWVVRVSAGALAGEMGLGTMDLIASRPVARTAQVGAAVIGILGGISLIAAAAWAGTAIGVAGRPLEGVEASAYLPIAGVCWLLFAAFGSVGLAISATRRDAGSAIAWTSAVIALSFVLDYLGRAWDKMAPFGYLSLFRYYGPPRILRDGSGGVDVAVLASVAGVG